One stretch of Oncorhynchus clarkii lewisi isolate Uvic-CL-2024 chromosome 3, UVic_Ocla_1.0, whole genome shotgun sequence DNA includes these proteins:
- the LOC139405837 gene encoding Golgi-associated kinase 1A-like, with protein sequence MALRVWSKICCKRWAVWAFLLLFTLSVVVINILPFPPSETRRLPSRGLSSAGAKGYRARARPRERASLAPHHQHHLPLPLKGHSGGWKQSDKVKESSKHHLVMAQPKLDRRAASMTDERTYNNYKKNRKTKGIASKRKEKKEMPPSSIRDKQHDTAPLTVNAVLIRHDGSHLTNCSGSELSTQPPPLPRQGNLHPAVTQTVAHSQSRPSTAALLLLGLSDSEHKCTPDEQRQDQGQTRQAGQAGKAGRKNLTKQQAVKKVPRELRKRDRQPSSGRKKTRPTAKTAAEPEKGSEGEAHWCKMSAGEREFPDTDTRRIRTGDPDSVPWLSKDDIHKMEFLSGSEVVSKARLPAHGQVLHVGLGAPHHPPSLGAPLADHSVHCQQGLCALIKRPDDWFEVFAFHLDRVLGLNRSLPTVLRDFHSDILPYKYTRGAARPVVWWDPGIQHLADDDNDQNSFPLTWPQYQSLLRARCGSGSGVALNETPCVGVHHAEWGHLALFDFLLQVNDRLDRYCCGFQPDPAEPCVENLLHTKCRNSKDLVLVHILVRRVEPTRLVFIDNAGRPNHPHDNLNFRLVEGIDEFPERAVSVLQSGCLESMLLSSLYMDKQFWESRGGARGLKPLIHTVEQRGRILLQHIHDKRLRLNRDL encoded by the exons ATG GCCTTACGAGTGTGGTCCAAGATCTGCTGCAAGAGGTGGGCAGTGTgggccttcctcctcctctttaccctGTCTGTGGTGGTGATCAACATCCTCCCCTTCCCCCCCTCTGAGACACGCAGGCTGCCCTCACGAGGCCTGAGCTCTGCTGGAGCCAAAGGGTATAGAGCGAGGGCAAGACCCAGGGAAAGGGCCTCATTGGCCCCTCACCACCAACACCATCTTCCTCTACCCCTCAAAGGTCACAGTGGAggttggaagcagagtgacaaaGTCAAAGAGTCCTCAAAGCATCACCTGGTCATGGCCCAGCCCAAACTGGATAGGAGAGCAGCTAGCATGACAGATGAGAGAACTTACAACAACTACAAGAAGAATCGTAAAACTAAGGGCATCGCCTCCAAaaggaaagagaagaaagagatgcCGCCAAGTTCTATTAGAGACAAACAACATGATACCGCGCCATTGACAGTCAATGCTGTGCTAATAAGGCATGATGGAAGCCATCTAACCAACTGCAGTGGTTCAGAGCTCTCCACCCAGCCACCACCTCTTCCCAGACAAGGGAACCTCCACCCAGCCGTGACCCAGACTGTAGCGCACAGCCAGAGCCGCCCTTCTACTGCCGCCCTTCTACTACTCGGCCTGTCTGACTCTGAGCACAAATGTACTCCAGATGAACAGAGGCAGGACCAGGGGCAAAccaggcaggcagggcaggcaggGAAAGCAGGGAGGAAGAACCTAACCAAGCAGCAGGCTGTGAAAAAGGTCCCCAGAGAACTCAGGAAACGTGACAGACAGCCTTCGTCTGGGCGTAAAAAGACCCGGCCCACTGCAAAAACAGCAGCAGAGCcagagaaagggagtgaggggGAGGCCCACTGGTGTAAGATGTCAGCTGGAGAGAGGGAGTTCCCAGACACTGACACACGGAGAATAAGGACTGGGGACCCTGACTCTGTGCCATGGCTCAGCAAGGACGACATTCACAAGATGGAGTTCCTCTCGGGCAGTGAGGTTGTCAGTAAGGCTAGGCTCCCAGCCCACGGACAGGTCCTGCATGTAGGGCTGGGTGCCCCTCATCATCCCCCTTCTCTTGGGGCTCCATTGGCTGACCACAGTGTGCACTGCCAACAGGGTCTGTGTGCCCTGATCAAACGTCCAGACGACTGGTTCGAAGTCTTCGCTTTCCATTTAGACCGTGTTCTCGGCTTGAACAGGAGTCTGCCCACAGTGCTCAGGGACTTCCACAGTGACATCCTGCCTTATAAATACACCAGAGGGGCAGCCAGACCCGTGGTGTGGTGGGACCCAGGCATCCAACACCTGGCTGATGATGACAATGACCAGAACTCGTTCCCTCTCACCTGGCCCCAGTACCAGAGCCTGCTGAGGGCCAGGTGTGGAAGTGGCAGCGGCGTGGCCCTCAACGAGACCCCCTGTGTGGGGGTTCACCATGCGGAGTGGGGGCACCTGGCACTCTTTGACTTCCTCCTACAG GTGAATGATCGTCTGGACCGGTACTGCTGCGGTTTCCAGCCTGACCCAGCAGAACCATGTGTGGAGAACCTGCTACATACCAAGTGCAGGAACTCAAAAGATCTAGTGCTGGTGCACATCCTG GTGAGGAGGGTAGAGCCTACCAGACTAGTGTTTATAGACAATGCAGGCAGGCCAAATCATCCCCATGACAACCTCAACTTCCGCTTAGTAGAGGGCATCGATGA GTTTCCAGAGAGAGCTGTATCAGTTCTCCAGTCTGGCTGCTTGGAGAGCATGCTCCTGAGCTCTCTGTATATGGACAAGCAATTCTGGGAGAGCCGAGGGGGGGCACGTGGCCTGAAACCTCTCATCCACACTGTTGAGCAAAGAGGGAGGATACTGCTGCAGCACATCCACGACAAGAGACTGAGACTAAACAGGGATTTGTGA